Proteins encoded within one genomic window of Xylophilus sp. GOD-11R:
- a CDS encoding DUF3072 domain-containing protein — protein sequence MTDKHVQSEAAESNMEKDPSTWVTGDEAMTGAQKSYLATLSEEARQEFDETLTKAQASVRIEELQAMTGRGK from the coding sequence ATGACCGACAAACACGTTCAGTCCGAAGCCGCCGAGAGCAACATGGAAAAAGACCCGTCGACCTGGGTCACGGGCGACGAGGCGATGACCGGGGCGCAGAAGTCCTATCTGGCCACCCTGTCTGAAGAGGCCAGGCAAGAGTTCGACGAAACGCTCACCAAAGCTCAGGCTTCGGTCCGGATCGAAGAACTCCAGGCCATGACCGGTCGCGGCAAGTAA
- a CDS encoding catalase, producing MAQNAAAQQPAAIAAAATPIADKAQDLAHETTVDAGQALTSNQGLKIADNQNTLRAGPRGPALLEDQLFREKMTAFDHERIPERVVHARGAAAHGVFETYASQAAITRAGFLGAGGKKTPVFVRFSTVAGSRGSADTARDVRGFAVKFYTDEGNYDLVGNNIPVFFIQDAIKFPDLIHAAKPEPDREIPQASTAHDTFWDFISLVPESTHMVMWIMSDRALPRSYAMMEGFGVHSFRLTNAQGTSRLVKFHWKPLKGVHGLAWDEAQKLAGKDPDFHRRDLADAIATGDFPEWELGVQVVEEADANRFGFDLLDSTKLLPEEIVPVRPIGKMTLNRNPDNYFAETEQVAFHTGNLVPGIDVTEDPLLQGRMFSYVDTQLTRLGGPNFHEIPINRALAPVHNMNRDGFHRQTIAKGRVNYEPSSIDVPPIREVPAANGGFVTAQVPVAGVKVRHRSETFADHYSQATLFWQSQTPPEQQHIVEALQFELGKLTVPAVRARMLSNLVNVDRELATRVAAVLGVAVPAASPRNGNKRYAPSPALSMIARANPKSVVGRKVAILATDGVDGDGLQAVKAMLVRAGVMVKVLAPHLGSLWSAGGTPVAVDELIVTTPSLVFDAVFVAAGADSVAALRASGDAIDYVREAFRHAKPLGALADGAGLLAAAGISTTGAKVPGVSVASQPAELSQGFIADMTMHRHWDRAVKSALAA from the coding sequence ATGGCCCAGAACGCCGCCGCGCAGCAGCCGGCGGCGATCGCCGCCGCCGCCACACCGATCGCCGACAAGGCCCAGGACCTGGCCCACGAGACGACCGTCGACGCCGGCCAGGCACTGACCTCCAACCAGGGACTGAAGATCGCCGACAACCAGAACACCCTGCGCGCCGGCCCCCGCGGACCGGCCTTGCTGGAAGACCAGTTGTTCCGCGAGAAGATGACCGCCTTCGACCACGAGCGCATTCCCGAACGGGTGGTGCATGCGCGTGGCGCGGCGGCCCATGGCGTTTTCGAAACCTATGCCTCGCAGGCCGCCATCACCCGCGCGGGCTTTCTCGGCGCCGGTGGCAAGAAGACGCCGGTCTTCGTGCGCTTCTCCACCGTGGCGGGCTCGCGCGGCTCGGCCGATACCGCCCGCGATGTCCGGGGCTTCGCCGTCAAGTTCTATACCGACGAAGGCAACTACGACCTGGTCGGCAACAACATCCCGGTGTTCTTCATCCAGGACGCGATCAAGTTTCCCGACCTGATCCATGCCGCCAAGCCGGAGCCCGACCGAGAAATTCCCCAGGCCTCCACCGCCCACGACACGTTCTGGGACTTCATCTCGCTGGTGCCCGAGTCCACCCACATGGTGATGTGGATCATGTCGGACCGCGCCCTGCCCCGCTCCTACGCGATGATGGAAGGCTTCGGCGTGCACTCCTTTCGCCTCACCAACGCGCAGGGCACCAGCCGCCTGGTCAAGTTCCACTGGAAGCCGCTCAAGGGGGTGCACGGCCTGGCCTGGGACGAGGCGCAGAAGCTCGCCGGCAAGGACCCGGATTTCCATCGCCGCGACCTCGCCGACGCCATCGCGACCGGCGACTTTCCCGAATGGGAGCTCGGCGTCCAGGTGGTCGAGGAAGCCGATGCCAACCGCTTCGGCTTCGACCTGCTCGACTCCACCAAGCTGTTGCCCGAAGAGATCGTGCCGGTGCGGCCCATCGGCAAGATGACGCTCAACCGCAATCCGGACAACTACTTCGCCGAGACCGAGCAGGTAGCCTTTCATACCGGCAACCTGGTGCCCGGCATCGACGTGACCGAAGACCCGCTGCTGCAGGGCCGCATGTTCTCGTATGTCGACACCCAGCTCACTCGCCTGGGCGGACCCAACTTCCACGAGATCCCGATCAACCGCGCGCTCGCCCCGGTGCACAACATGAACCGCGACGGCTTTCATCGCCAGACCATCGCGAAGGGCCGGGTCAACTACGAACCCAGTTCGATCGACGTGCCACCGATTCGCGAGGTGCCTGCCGCCAATGGAGGCTTTGTCACTGCACAAGTGCCGGTGGCCGGTGTCAAGGTGCGCCATCGGTCGGAGACCTTCGCCGACCACTATTCGCAGGCCACGCTCTTCTGGCAAAGCCAGACGCCGCCGGAGCAGCAGCACATCGTGGAGGCGCTGCAGTTCGAGCTGGGCAAGCTGACGGTGCCGGCGGTACGGGCACGCATGCTGTCCAACCTGGTCAATGTCGACCGCGAGTTGGCCACGCGCGTGGCCGCGGTGCTGGGCGTGGCGGTGCCGGCGGCCAGCCCGCGCAACGGCAATAAGCGCTATGCGCCTTCGCCCGCGTTGTCGATGATCGCCCGTGCCAATCCCAAGAGCGTGGTCGGCCGCAAGGTCGCGATCCTGGCGACCGACGGCGTGGACGGCGACGGCCTGCAGGCGGTCAAGGCCATGCTGGTGCGGGCCGGCGTGATGGTGAAGGTGCTCGCGCCGCACCTGGGCAGCCTGTGGTCAGCGGGTGGTACGCCTGTCGCGGTGGACGAGCTCATCGTGACGACGCCCTCGCTGGTCTTCGACGCGGTCTTCGTGGCGGCAGGCGCCGACAGCGTCGCGGCGCTGCGGGCGTCGGGCGACGCGATCGACTACGTGCGCGAGGCCTTCCGCCACGCCAAGCCGCTCGGCGCGCTGGCCGACGGCGCGGGCCTGCTGGCCGCCGCGGGCATTTCCACCACCGGCGCCAAAGTGCCCGGCGTGAGCGTCGCCAGCCAGCCGGCCGAGCTCAGCCAGGGCTTCATCGCCGACATGACGATGCATCGGCATTGGGACCGCGCGGTCAAGAGCGCGCTGGCGGCCTGA
- a CDS encoding potassium channel family protein: MFWSSSNWRVMTVSGSILVLLTLMDAFEVVLLPRTVRRRMKINRYFFRLTWLGWAWLGLRLKPGRRREDFLAVYGPLSMVALFGLWATCLIVGFGLVQWSLLQSGAEGRGLAGQIIVSGDAFFTLGYGDNVPHARLARFLVILEAGTGFGFIALTIGYLPVLYQHFTRRDVQLIEFSLRAGTPASTLQLLAWHAQGGQDGLERWLARWESWAAELIESHAAYPMLAFYRSQHEGHSWVGALTTVMDVCGLVIAGAHAGQRHQAAATFAALRRTLVEVGDALLSDEAAGDGGRSLDADTRERIGAAMRAILPDWREDAAAATGIDSLRRHYEPRVTRLAAYLLLPLPCWDSPTAMAKDSFGREAVLERLTDRHSP, translated from the coding sequence ATGTTCTGGTCATCGAGCAACTGGCGCGTGATGACGGTGTCGGGCTCCATCCTCGTCCTGCTGACCTTGATGGATGCCTTCGAGGTCGTGCTGCTGCCCCGCACGGTTCGCCGCCGGATGAAGATCAACCGGTATTTCTTCAGACTGACTTGGCTCGGCTGGGCCTGGCTGGGACTCCGATTGAAGCCGGGGCGCCGCCGCGAAGACTTTCTGGCGGTGTACGGGCCGCTGTCGATGGTCGCCCTGTTCGGGCTGTGGGCCACTTGCCTGATCGTCGGCTTCGGGCTGGTGCAATGGTCGCTTCTGCAGTCCGGGGCAGAAGGGCGCGGACTGGCGGGGCAGATCATCGTCAGCGGCGATGCCTTCTTTACCCTGGGCTACGGAGACAACGTGCCGCACGCCCGCCTGGCGCGGTTTCTGGTCATCCTGGAGGCCGGCACCGGCTTCGGCTTCATCGCGCTGACCATCGGCTACCTGCCGGTGCTCTACCAGCACTTCACCCGCCGAGATGTGCAGCTGATCGAGTTTTCACTGCGGGCCGGTACGCCCGCATCGACACTCCAGCTGCTGGCCTGGCACGCGCAAGGCGGGCAGGACGGCCTGGAGCGCTGGCTGGCCCGCTGGGAGAGCTGGGCGGCGGAGCTTATCGAGAGCCATGCGGCGTATCCGATGCTGGCTTTCTACCGATCGCAGCACGAGGGCCATTCCTGGGTCGGTGCGCTGACCACCGTGATGGATGTTTGCGGCCTCGTCATCGCCGGCGCGCATGCGGGGCAGAGGCACCAGGCCGCGGCGACCTTCGCCGCACTGCGCCGCACGCTGGTCGAAGTGGGCGATGCGCTGCTATCCGACGAAGCAGCGGGCGATGGCGGCCGCTCGCTGGATGCCGACACGCGCGAGCGGATCGGTGCGGCCATGCGCGCGATCCTTCCGGACTGGCGGGAAGACGCGGCCGCGGCGACCGGCATCGACAGCCTGCGACGCCATTACGAGCCGCGCGTGACCCGGCTGGCGGCCTATCTGCTGCTACCCCTGCCCTGCTGGGACAGCCCGACCGCCATGGCCAAAGACAGCTTCGGCCGCGAGGCTGTCCTGGAACGACTCACCGATCGCCACTCCCCGTAG
- a CDS encoding ankyrin repeat domain-containing protein, which translates to MTDSTDSSPNSPSNSPSNSPSNSPSNSPPVTATDQDVLDFAHRMFELARAGDANALQSVLERGLPPNMSNHKGDTLVMLASYHGHLAATRVLLEAGADPNRFNDMAQTPLAGAAFKGNLPMVELLLAHGAALNFAPPGGKTPLMFAAMFNRTAIVDLLIDRGADPDAVSSDGMTALTLARSMAAADTAVQLERRQASPTEDRALPG; encoded by the coding sequence ATGACCGACTCGACCGATTCCTCGCCCAATTCCCCGTCCAATTCCCCGTCCAATTCCCCTTCCAATTCCCCGTCCAATTCCCCGCCCGTAACCGCCACCGATCAGGACGTGCTGGACTTCGCCCACCGCATGTTCGAACTCGCCCGGGCCGGTGACGCGAACGCTTTGCAATCGGTGCTCGAACGCGGCCTGCCGCCCAACATGAGCAACCACAAGGGCGATACCCTGGTGATGCTGGCCAGCTACCACGGCCATCTGGCTGCCACGCGCGTGCTGCTGGAGGCGGGCGCCGATCCGAACCGCTTCAACGACATGGCGCAGACACCGCTGGCCGGTGCGGCCTTCAAGGGCAACCTGCCGATGGTGGAACTGCTGCTCGCGCACGGTGCGGCCCTGAACTTCGCACCCCCGGGCGGCAAGACCCCGCTCATGTTCGCCGCCATGTTCAATCGAACGGCGATCGTGGACCTGTTGATCGACCGGGGGGCGGATCCGGATGCCGTCAGCTCGGACGGCATGACCGCGCTGACGCTGGCACGGTCGATGGCTGCGGCCGATACCGCAGTGCAGCTGGAGCGTCGGCAAGCCAGTCCGACGGAGGATCGCGCATTGCCAGGCTGA
- a CDS encoding TonB-dependent siderophore receptor, whose product MSQTENSVLNKVTGLYNTRPYKENSQFTPFAALSYDFNPEWTAYVSYAEIFRSQANQYTLSGSPLDPATGKNYEVGVKGSHYGGKLNSAIALFRTIEDGRALQVQASPCGGSPTGGACFANDSKVRSQGLDTEISGQLATGWQLAGGYTFNQTRYLRDTAANESQPLSSFTPRHMLKLWSSYQLPGNLSAWTVGGGVNVQSMAYKLNGTARIEQGGYAVWSARATYRINRNLTAALNVGNVFDKKYYQTLGSSAGGGNWYGTPRSVMATLQAAF is encoded by the coding sequence GTGAGCCAGACCGAAAATTCGGTCCTGAACAAGGTCACGGGCCTCTACAACACCCGGCCGTACAAGGAGAACAGCCAGTTCACGCCGTTCGCGGCACTGAGCTACGACTTCAATCCGGAGTGGACCGCCTACGTCAGCTATGCCGAGATCTTCCGGTCGCAGGCCAACCAGTACACGCTGTCGGGCTCACCGCTGGATCCGGCCACCGGCAAGAACTACGAAGTGGGGGTGAAAGGCTCGCATTACGGCGGCAAGCTCAACTCGGCGATCGCGTTGTTCCGCACCATCGAGGACGGCCGGGCGCTGCAGGTGCAGGCATCGCCCTGCGGTGGCTCGCCTACCGGTGGCGCGTGCTTCGCCAATGACTCCAAGGTGCGTAGCCAGGGACTGGATACCGAGATCTCCGGACAGCTCGCGACCGGCTGGCAGCTCGCCGGCGGCTACACCTTCAACCAGACCCGCTACCTGCGCGACACCGCCGCCAACGAGTCGCAGCCCTTGTCGTCGTTCACCCCGCGCCACATGCTCAAGTTGTGGAGCAGCTACCAGCTGCCGGGCAACTTGTCGGCATGGACGGTGGGCGGCGGCGTCAACGTGCAAAGCATGGCGTACAAGCTCAACGGCACGGCGCGCATCGAGCAGGGCGGCTACGCGGTGTGGTCGGCACGGGCCACCTACCGCATCAACCGCAACCTGACGGCAGCCCTGAACGTCGGCAACGTTTTCGACAAGAAGTACTACCAGACGCTCGGCAGCAGTGCCGGCGGCGGCAACTGGTACGGCACGCCACGCAGTGTGATGGCGACCTTGCAGGCGGCGTTCTGA
- a CDS encoding TonB-dependent siderophore receptor, giving the protein MEPDTVITRQLLDDQNIRTLEDALRTTPGMLIQDGSSYERTYFSRGFQVDSVQYDGVPSVRTNGFAVSPDLAAYDRVEVLRGPAGLFTGAGSPGGTVNLVRKRPLKFRQTSAQLTVGSFDTYRGDVDLSLPMNESGSLRARIVAAHEDKKFFYDRAHTKRSLFYGVVEADLTPDTTLGLGLNYEKNDLVPMYGGLPRYTNGGDIGLSRSTNLNAAWARTDIENTTVFADLNHRFNKDWRLKAGLSYMKEDNADRSGSNFNAVNPATGLGQTISAFDQKLVGEQTGLDISLNGSFEAFGRQHDVLVGGNYMKRDYDLASQPMAVSNAGFNVFNFNPDNYSVFPTTPSPTRAATSTLNRTEQSGVYGSLRFALTDQFKLTAGGRAGG; this is encoded by the coding sequence ATGGAGCCCGACACCGTCATCACGCGCCAGTTGCTCGATGACCAGAACATCCGCACGCTGGAAGACGCGCTGCGCACCACGCCCGGCATGCTGATCCAGGACGGCAGCAGCTACGAGCGCACCTACTTCTCGCGCGGTTTCCAGGTCGATTCGGTGCAGTACGACGGCGTGCCCTCGGTGCGCACCAACGGCTTCGCGGTCAGTCCCGACCTCGCCGCCTACGACCGGGTGGAGGTGCTGCGCGGTCCGGCGGGCTTGTTCACCGGCGCGGGCAGCCCGGGCGGCACCGTGAACCTCGTGCGCAAGCGGCCGCTCAAGTTTCGCCAGACCAGCGCCCAACTCACGGTCGGCAGCTTCGACACCTATCGCGGCGATGTGGACCTGAGTCTGCCGATGAACGAGAGCGGCAGCCTGCGGGCCCGGATCGTGGCGGCGCACGAGGACAAGAAATTCTTCTACGACCGGGCGCATACCAAGCGCTCGCTGTTCTACGGCGTGGTCGAAGCCGACCTCACGCCCGACACCACGCTCGGCCTGGGCCTGAACTACGAGAAGAACGATCTGGTGCCGATGTACGGCGGCTTGCCGCGCTACACCAACGGCGGCGACATCGGGCTGTCGCGCTCGACCAACCTCAACGCGGCCTGGGCCAGGACCGACATCGAGAACACCACCGTCTTCGCCGACCTCAACCACCGCTTCAACAAGGACTGGCGCCTGAAGGCCGGCCTGTCGTACATGAAGGAAGACAACGCCGACCGAAGCGGCTCCAACTTCAACGCCGTCAATCCGGCGACCGGGCTGGGACAGACCATCTCGGCCTTCGACCAGAAACTGGTCGGTGAGCAGACCGGACTGGACATCTCGCTCAACGGCAGCTTCGAGGCCTTCGGCCGCCAGCACGACGTGCTGGTGGGCGGCAACTACATGAAGCGCGACTACGACCTGGCCAGCCAGCCGATGGCCGTGTCCAACGCCGGCTTCAATGTCTTCAATTTCAACCCGGACAACTACAGCGTGTTCCCGACCACGCCGTCGCCGACCCGCGCCGCTACCAGCACGCTCAACCGCACCGAGCAGTCGGGTGTTTACGGATCCTTGCGTTTCGCCCTGACCGATCAGTTCAAGCTGACGGCGGGCGGGCGGGCGGGCGGGTGA